Proteins encoded by one window of Lates calcarifer isolate ASB-BC8 linkage group LG7_1, TLL_Latcal_v3, whole genome shotgun sequence:
- the gje1a gene encoding gap junction epsilon-1 protein isoform X1 — protein MNNTPPGLRLLRPPTVIGQFHTLFFGSVRMFFLGVLGFAVYGNEALHFSCDPDRRELNLYCYNQFRPITPQVFWALQLVTVLVPGAVFHLYAACKNIDQEEILERPIYTVFYIISVLLRIILEVIAFWLQSHLFGFQVHPLYMCDASALEKTFNVTKCMVPEHFEKTIFLSAMYTFTVITILLCIAEIFEILCRRLGYLNNQ, from the exons atGAACAACACGCCGCCTGGATTACGGTTG ctTAGGCCTCCTACGGTGATAGGCCAGTTCCACACCTTGTTCTTCGGCTCGGTGCGGATGTTCTTCCTGGGCGTTCTTGGCTTTGCCGTCTATGGGAATGAGGCGCTGCACTTCAGCTGCGACCCTGATCGCCGAGAGCTCAACCTGTACTGCTACAACCAGTTCAGACCCATAACACCTCAG GTCTTCTGGGCGTTACAGCTGGTAACAGTGCTTGTTCCTGGGGCAGTGTTCCACCTCTACGCAGCCTGTAAGAACATTGACCAGGAGGAGATCCTCGAACGACCCATCTACACCGTCTTCTATATAATTTCTGTTCTGCTACGCATCATTCTGGAAGTCATCGCCTTCTGGCTTCAAAGCCACCTCTTTGGCTTCCAG GTCCACCCACTGTACATGTGTGATGCCAGTGCTTTGGAAAAGACCTTTAATGTGACTAAGTGCATGGTGCCCGAACACTTTGAAAAAACCATCTTCCTCAGTGCCATGTACACCTTCACTGTGATCACCATACTTCTCTGTATTGCTGAGATATTTGAGATACTCTGCCGGCGGCTCGGTTATCTCAACAACCAATGA
- the LOC127142628 gene encoding neuromedin-B receptor-like, with translation MDDEYLSNLPPALPGDSEALSPNSTEEPGWWASSDGGETVHFAVRCVMTSVYILIITVGLLGNITLVKIFITNSAMRSVPNIFISSLAAGDLLLLVTCVPVDAFRYFSEEWVFGEAACKLIPVIQLTSVGVSVFTLTALSADR, from the coding sequence ATGGACGACGAGTATCTGTCTAACTTACCCCCGGCTCTGCCTGGAGACTCCGAGGCTCTGAGCCCCAACTCCACCGAGGAGCCCGGCTGGTGGGCGTCCTCAGACGGCGGGGAGACGGTCCACTTCGCCGTGCGCTGCGTCATGACCTCGGTGTACATCCTGATCATCACCGTGGGTCTGCTGGGAAACATCACCCTGGTGAAGATCTTCATCACCAACAGCGCCATGCGGAGCGTGCCCAACATCTTCATCTCCAGCCTGGCGGCGggagacctgctgctgctggtcacCTGCGTGCCGGTGGACGCCTTCCGCTACTTCTCTGAGGAATGGGTGTTCGGCGAGGCGGCGTGCAAACTCATCCCCGTCATCCAGCTCACCTCGGTCGGCGTGTCCGTGTTCACGCTGACGGCGCTCAGCGCAGACAGGTAA
- the gje1a gene encoding gap junction epsilon-1 protein isoform X2, which translates to MFFLGVLGFAVYGNEALHFSCDPDRRELNLYCYNQFRPITPQVFWALQLVTVLVPGAVFHLYAACKNIDQEEILERPIYTVFYIISVLLRIILEVIAFWLQSHLFGFQVHPLYMCDASALEKTFNVTKCMVPEHFEKTIFLSAMYTFTVITILLCIAEIFEILCRRLGYLNNQ; encoded by the exons ATGTTCTTCCTGGGCGTTCTTGGCTTTGCCGTCTATGGGAATGAGGCGCTGCACTTCAGCTGCGACCCTGATCGCCGAGAGCTCAACCTGTACTGCTACAACCAGTTCAGACCCATAACACCTCAG GTCTTCTGGGCGTTACAGCTGGTAACAGTGCTTGTTCCTGGGGCAGTGTTCCACCTCTACGCAGCCTGTAAGAACATTGACCAGGAGGAGATCCTCGAACGACCCATCTACACCGTCTTCTATATAATTTCTGTTCTGCTACGCATCATTCTGGAAGTCATCGCCTTCTGGCTTCAAAGCCACCTCTTTGGCTTCCAG GTCCACCCACTGTACATGTGTGATGCCAGTGCTTTGGAAAAGACCTTTAATGTGACTAAGTGCATGGTGCCCGAACACTTTGAAAAAACCATCTTCCTCAGTGCCATGTACACCTTCACTGTGATCACCATACTTCTCTGTATTGCTGAGATATTTGAGATACTCTGCCGGCGGCTCGGTTATCTCAACAACCAATGA